One genomic window of Coffea eugenioides isolate CCC68of chromosome 1, Ceug_1.0, whole genome shotgun sequence includes the following:
- the LOC113760133 gene encoding uncharacterized protein LOC113760133 — protein sequence MSRRSPKPIPRCSCGLTAIVKTSWTNWNPARRFVVCTLGEDEGCGFWEWYDPTMCERSTQVIPGLLRRMNRMESNMEELETSARRWENKAQKLELKVAKLKGEVKKHKTREHYLKRALLGTWAFILLYCFCCYLKTVIKSDHMLAIKG from the exons ATGTCGAGACGCTCTCCTAAACCCATACCTAGATGCTCCTGCGGATTAACAGCAATCGTGAAGACCTCATGGACAAATTGGAACCCAGCAAGAAGATTTGTGGTCTGCACTTTAGGAGAG GATGAGGGATGTGGTTTTTGGGAATGGTATGATCCAACAATGTGCGAAAGATCAACTCAAGTGATTCCTGGTTTGCTGCGAAGAATGAATAGAATGGAAAGTAATATGGAGGAATTAGAAACTTCAGCAAGAAGATGGGAAAATAAAGCTCAAAAATTGGAACTTAAAGTTGCAAAATTGAAGGGTGAAGTGAAAAAGCACAAGACCAGAGAGCACTATCTCAAAAGAGCTCTTCTCGGTACATGGGCTTTTATATTGTTGTATTGTTTTTGCTGCTATCTAAAGACTGTTATTAAGAGTGACCATATGTTGGCCATCAAGGGATAG